A genomic region of Microlunatus sagamiharensis contains the following coding sequences:
- a CDS encoding PKD domain-containing protein: MTSSTNDQTTSPATRRLRRGVAGVLALATTLLGVSLVAPAAQADTVPVGTSEPQTVSADPLPTWQVTGIVWSQVTVGTTVYATGNFTKARPAGMWKGGPTEIDVAHLIAYDITTGQRIASFNHTLDAQGLAITASPDGSRVYVGGDFTSVDGQARGHIAAFDTLTGALVPGFTPSVSGQVKALTATSSTVYAGGSFTGAGAGNTTKRKFLASFSATNGALTSWNPTADDGYVWALTMSPNKDKVVVGGQFSTMNAVTANGMTAVDPVTGRTLPWAASSVIQDYGKGAIDALTTDGTYIYGGGYAFGTGGKFEGSFALNPADGSIRWMVDCLGDTYDVEPVGDVVYTVSHTHNCQMVGAFGDTNPRTRWQHAGAYTSYPTGVNGGPDYYGWNYKGQPAPTMLQWYPDLGLGTASGQAQAAWSVTSGAGYIALGGEFPTVSGAKQQGLVRYALKNTVPNKIGPQYTDTVPVRSTVPPTTAVSVAPGSIRVSFGAAWDQDNQRLTYQLYRDRGTAAEKLVKTLTVDSTFWTLPQQTVTDTGVPSGSHTYQVRITDPFGNELLSPVSDPVTADTTTGAYAAQVQLDGADHYWRLGETGTTVYDSVGSADGTTGTGVTRGAAGALSGDANTATSFDGTSTATVGLGSSATAAPNTFTLEGWFKTTSTTGGKVAGFGSAKTGASSNYDRHLYLGPSGKVTFGVYQGAAKTITTPTAYNDGQWHQFDASVGPDGMALYLDGRLIGRDRGATGGQAVSGYWRVGGDSVASSTWTNAPTTGYLNGTVDDVATYPLVLSQAQVNDHFTKSGRTSTVPSAAPADGYGADVWKNKPNFYWRLGEAAGPVAADTTANDNRGLYSGTPTFGQPGALNPTGGTSVKFGTGNATVGSAGNAAPDASYSQELWFKSTGSQGGKLLGLGSSATGFSATVDRNLTMTDAGKVRFATLNGTTQVALDSPKSYNDGKWHYVVTAQSPTGMQLYVDGVQVAANAVNASSTLTGYWRVGYDRVWSGSTSSAFNGWIDDVAVYPRALGLTEVKNRYRLGGGTVANTPPTASFTVDAGSLKASFSGAGSSDTDGSVTGYGWSWGDGTTSTGAQVTHTFPKAGSYTVVLTVTDDQGATAAASQVVTVANGAPTAAFSLASDQRTVTTDGSASRDDDGTVAAWSWSFGDGSTGTGATASHAYAADGTYTVTLTVTDNAGGTATTSQTVTVAKTKDPLASIASSATGTKVAFDGSGSSDPDGTVVAYAWSFGDGTGSADVSPSHTYAAPGSYTVTLTVTDDKGATGSATTSVSVANAAPTAVVTSSGDALTLAFKGSRSTDADGTVVGWAWDFGDGTSSTDADPSHTYAAAGTYTVRLTVTDDAGATGTKTVSVTARAGNVAPTAAFTATTDDTTVALDGSGSADTDGTVASYAWDLGDGSTDSGRTVQHTYAANGTYTVTLTVTDDRGASTSTSRDVTIAGVLARDAFNRTTTGGWGTADRGGAWTLSGSTSLFATANGAGTIKTSPSSQPTARLRGVSSTDTDLRLGFAFDRLPDVGSAYLRTIVRGDETNGYGAKVLVSASGTATVYLTKVVGGTETTVGSPKVLSGTVAPQTTYSLRVQAWGTGTTQLQAKVWAASTTEPSAWLLTGTDTTSALQAPGGLAVRSYLSASATTPFVLSVSSLSARPTGN; the protein is encoded by the coding sequence GTGACCAGCTCGACGAACGACCAGACCACCAGCCCCGCGACCCGGCGCCTGCGCCGCGGCGTCGCGGGCGTGCTCGCCCTCGCGACGACGCTGCTCGGCGTCTCCCTCGTGGCCCCGGCCGCGCAGGCCGACACCGTCCCCGTCGGGACGAGCGAGCCGCAGACCGTCTCCGCCGACCCGCTGCCCACCTGGCAGGTCACCGGCATCGTGTGGAGCCAGGTCACCGTCGGCACCACCGTCTACGCGACCGGCAACTTCACCAAGGCGCGCCCGGCCGGCATGTGGAAGGGCGGACCCACCGAGATCGACGTCGCGCACCTCATCGCCTACGACATCACCACCGGCCAGCGCATCGCCTCGTTCAACCACACCCTCGACGCCCAGGGCCTCGCGATCACCGCGTCCCCGGACGGCAGCCGCGTCTACGTCGGCGGCGACTTCACCAGCGTCGACGGCCAGGCCCGCGGCCACATCGCCGCCTTCGACACCCTCACCGGCGCCCTCGTGCCGGGCTTCACGCCGTCGGTCAGCGGGCAGGTCAAGGCCCTCACCGCGACGAGCAGCACCGTCTACGCGGGCGGCAGCTTCACCGGCGCAGGCGCGGGCAACACGACCAAGCGCAAGTTCCTCGCCTCCTTCTCCGCCACCAACGGCGCCCTCACCAGCTGGAACCCGACGGCGGACGACGGCTACGTCTGGGCCCTCACGATGAGCCCGAACAAGGACAAGGTCGTCGTCGGCGGGCAGTTCTCGACGATGAACGCGGTGACCGCCAACGGCATGACCGCGGTGGACCCGGTCACCGGCCGGACGCTCCCCTGGGCCGCCAGCTCGGTCATCCAGGACTACGGCAAGGGCGCGATCGACGCGCTGACCACGGACGGCACCTACATCTACGGCGGCGGCTACGCCTTCGGCACGGGCGGCAAGTTCGAGGGCAGCTTCGCCCTCAACCCGGCCGACGGGTCGATCCGCTGGATGGTCGACTGCCTCGGCGACACCTACGACGTGGAGCCGGTCGGCGACGTCGTCTACACCGTGAGCCACACCCACAACTGCCAGATGGTCGGCGCCTTCGGCGACACCAACCCGCGCACCCGCTGGCAGCACGCGGGCGCGTACACGAGCTACCCCACGGGCGTGAACGGCGGCCCCGACTACTACGGCTGGAACTACAAGGGCCAGCCCGCCCCGACGATGCTGCAGTGGTACCCCGACCTCGGTCTGGGCACGGCGAGCGGGCAGGCGCAGGCCGCCTGGTCCGTCACCAGCGGCGCCGGCTACATCGCGCTCGGCGGCGAGTTCCCGACCGTCTCGGGCGCCAAGCAGCAGGGCCTCGTCCGCTACGCGCTGAAGAACACAGTCCCCAACAAGATCGGCCCGCAGTACACCGACACCGTGCCGGTCCGCAGCACCGTCCCGCCGACGACCGCCGTCTCCGTGGCCCCGGGCTCCATCCGGGTGAGCTTCGGCGCGGCCTGGGACCAGGACAACCAGCGCCTGACCTACCAGCTCTACCGCGACCGCGGCACGGCGGCCGAGAAGCTGGTCAAGACGCTCACCGTCGACAGCACCTTCTGGACGCTGCCGCAGCAGACCGTGACCGACACCGGGGTGCCCTCGGGCAGCCACACCTACCAGGTGCGCATCACCGACCCCTTCGGCAACGAGCTGCTGAGCCCGGTCTCCGACCCGGTCACCGCGGACACGACGACCGGGGCGTACGCCGCGCAGGTCCAGCTCGACGGCGCCGACCACTACTGGCGCCTCGGCGAGACCGGCACGACGGTCTACGACTCCGTCGGCAGCGCGGACGGCACGACCGGCACCGGGGTCACCCGGGGCGCGGCGGGCGCACTGAGCGGCGACGCGAACACCGCGACCTCCTTCGACGGCACCAGCACCGCCACCGTCGGCCTGGGCTCCAGCGCCACCGCGGCGCCGAACACCTTCACCCTCGAGGGCTGGTTCAAGACCACCTCGACCACGGGCGGCAAGGTCGCCGGCTTCGGCTCGGCCAAGACCGGCGCGAGCAGCAACTACGACCGCCACCTCTACCTCGGCCCGTCCGGCAAGGTGACCTTCGGCGTCTACCAGGGCGCGGCCAAGACGATCACCACCCCGACGGCGTACAACGACGGCCAGTGGCACCAGTTCGACGCCTCGGTCGGGCCCGACGGCATGGCCCTCTACCTCGACGGCCGCCTGATCGGCCGCGACCGGGGTGCGACCGGCGGGCAGGCCGTCTCGGGCTACTGGCGCGTCGGCGGCGACTCGGTCGCGTCGTCCACCTGGACGAACGCCCCGACCACCGGTTACCTGAACGGCACGGTCGACGACGTCGCGACCTACCCGCTGGTCCTCAGCCAGGCGCAGGTCAACGACCACTTCACCAAGAGCGGCCGCACCTCGACCGTGCCCTCCGCCGCACCGGCGGACGGCTACGGCGCCGACGTGTGGAAGAACAAGCCGAACTTCTACTGGCGCCTCGGTGAGGCCGCGGGCCCCGTCGCCGCCGACACCACGGCCAACGACAACCGGGGGCTCTACTCCGGCACGCCCACCTTCGGCCAGCCGGGGGCGCTCAACCCGACCGGCGGGACGAGCGTCAAGTTCGGCACCGGCAACGCGACCGTCGGGTCGGCGGGCAACGCCGCCCCGGACGCCTCGTACAGCCAGGAGCTGTGGTTCAAGAGCACGGGCAGCCAGGGCGGCAAGCTCCTCGGCCTCGGCAGCTCGGCCACCGGTTTCAGCGCCACGGTCGACCGCAACCTGACCATGACCGACGCGGGCAAGGTGCGCTTCGCCACGCTGAACGGCACCACGCAGGTCGCGCTCGACTCGCCGAAGTCCTACAACGACGGCAAGTGGCACTACGTCGTCACGGCCCAGTCGCCCACCGGGATGCAGCTCTACGTCGACGGCGTGCAGGTGGCCGCCAACGCGGTCAACGCCTCCAGCACCCTCACGGGCTACTGGCGCGTCGGCTACGACCGGGTCTGGAGCGGCAGCACGTCCAGCGCCTTCAACGGCTGGATCGACGACGTCGCCGTCTACCCGCGGGCGCTCGGCCTCACCGAGGTCAAGAACCGCTACCGCCTGGGCGGCGGCACCGTCGCCAACACCCCGCCGACGGCGAGCTTCACCGTCGACGCCGGCTCGCTGAAGGCCTCCTTCAGCGGCGCCGGATCCAGCGACACCGACGGCTCGGTCACCGGCTACGGCTGGAGCTGGGGCGACGGCACGACGAGCACCGGGGCGCAGGTCACGCACACGTTCCCGAAGGCGGGCTCCTACACCGTCGTGCTGACCGTCACCGACGACCAGGGCGCGACCGCGGCCGCGTCGCAGGTCGTGACCGTGGCCAACGGTGCACCGACCGCGGCCTTCTCGCTGGCCTCGGACCAGCGCACGGTGACGACCGACGGGTCCGCCTCGCGCGACGACGACGGCACCGTCGCAGCCTGGAGCTGGAGCTTCGGCGACGGCAGCACGGGCACCGGAGCGACGGCGAGCCACGCCTACGCCGCCGACGGCACCTACACCGTCACGCTGACCGTGACCGACAACGCCGGCGGGACCGCCACCACGAGCCAGACGGTGACCGTCGCGAAGACGAAGGACCCGCTCGCCTCGATCGCCTCGAGCGCGACGGGGACCAAGGTCGCCTTCGACGGGTCGGGCTCCAGCGACCCGGACGGCACCGTGGTCGCGTACGCGTGGAGCTTCGGCGACGGCACCGGCAGCGCCGACGTCAGCCCGAGCCACACCTACGCCGCGCCCGGCTCGTACACGGTCACGCTCACCGTGACCGACGACAAGGGTGCGACGGGCAGCGCCACCACCTCGGTCTCCGTCGCCAACGCGGCCCCGACCGCGGTGGTCACCAGCAGCGGCGACGCGCTGACCCTGGCCTTCAAGGGCTCCCGCTCGACCGACGCCGACGGCACCGTCGTCGGCTGGGCGTGGGACTTCGGCGACGGCACCTCCTCCACCGACGCCGACCCGAGCCACACCTACGCCGCCGCGGGCACCTACACGGTGCGCCTCACGGTGACCGACGACGCGGGCGCCACCGGCACGAAGACGGTGTCCGTCACCGCCCGGGCCGGCAACGTGGCCCCGACCGCCGCGTTCACCGCGACGACCGACGACACCACCGTCGCGCTCGACGGCTCGGGCTCGGCCGACACGGACGGCACGGTCGCGTCGTACGCGTGGGACCTCGGGGACGGCTCGACCGACTCCGGGCGCACCGTCCAGCACACGTACGCCGCGAACGGCACCTACACCGTCACGCTGACCGTCACCGACGACCGGGGTGCGAGCACCTCGACCAGCAGGGACGTGACGATCGCCGGGGTGCTCGCGCGCGACGCCTTCAACCGGACGACCACCGGTGGCTGGGGCACGGCCGACCGCGGCGGGGCGTGGACCCTCTCCGGATCGACGTCGCTCTTCGCCACGGCGAACGGGGCGGGCACGATCAAGACGTCGCCCTCCTCGCAGCCGACGGCGCGCCTGCGCGGGGTCAGCTCGACCGACACCGACCTGCGCCTCGGCTTCGCCTTCGACCGGCTGCCGGACGTGGGCTCGGCCTACCTCCGCACGATCGTTCGTGGCGACGAGACCAACGGCTACGGGGCGAAGGTGCTCGTGTCGGCGAGCGGGACGGCGACGGTCTACCTGACCAAGGTGGTGGGCGGCACGGAGACGACGGTGGGCTCCCCGAAGGTCCTCTCCGGGACCGTTGCACCGCAGACCACGTACTCCCTGCGGGTGCAGGCCTGGGGCACCGGGACCACCCAGCTCCAGGCGAAGGTGTGGGCCGCGTCGACGACCGAGCCGAGCGCCTGGCTGCTGACCGGTACGGACACCACCAGCGCCCTGCAGGCCCCCGGCGGCCTGGCCGTGCGGTCGTACCTCTCGGCGAGCGCGACCACGCCGTTCGTGCTGTCGGTGAGCTCGCTCTCGGCGCGGCCGACCGGGAACTGA
- a CDS encoding glycerophosphodiester phosphodiesterase, whose translation MGLRAVHERELEAVRRDDQGSEVRRLTRRGLLRGALLAGGAAAASGAVAACGPADPAPAPAPTVASLLAGRPFYVAHRGGGGDWPEMTTYAYGQAAALPGLAALEVSLCLSADGVLVCSHDATTTRTTGVGWTIAEQPWSALSTLRVSAAGTVDPSQPAQPLSRFEEVAPFADRFVLFAEPKVQEATQPLLTALSALAQPERTVWKSYVNAAAFTEAKARGFTTWGYVLDQPSHLGDNLERFAASDTIDMLGIALSESDELVSAVVAAGARHGKQTMAYPLSTPEQRERALRLGCTGLMTSRIRELLPR comes from the coding sequence GTGGGTCTACGCGCCGTACACGAACGAGAGCTGGAAGCAGTTCGACGAGACGACCAAGGGTCTGAAGTTCGTCGGCTGACCCGGCGCGGTCTCCTCCGCGGCGCCCTCCTCGCGGGGGGCGCCGCGGCCGCGTCCGGGGCCGTCGCCGCCTGCGGCCCGGCCGATCCGGCGCCGGCGCCGGCACCTACCGTCGCGTCCCTGCTGGCCGGGCGCCCCTTCTACGTCGCGCACCGCGGGGGCGGCGGCGACTGGCCGGAGATGACCACGTACGCGTACGGCCAGGCCGCCGCCCTGCCGGGGCTGGCCGCGCTCGAGGTCTCGCTCTGCCTGAGCGCGGACGGCGTCCTCGTCTGCAGCCACGACGCGACGACGACGCGGACGACCGGCGTCGGCTGGACCATCGCCGAGCAGCCCTGGTCCGCGCTGTCCACGCTCCGGGTGAGCGCGGCGGGGACCGTCGACCCTTCCCAGCCGGCGCAGCCGCTCAGCCGCTTCGAGGAGGTCGCGCCGTTCGCGGACCGCTTCGTCCTGTTCGCCGAGCCGAAGGTCCAGGAGGCCACCCAGCCGCTGCTGACCGCGCTGAGCGCCCTCGCCCAGCCGGAGCGCACGGTGTGGAAGTCGTACGTGAACGCGGCCGCCTTCACCGAGGCCAAGGCGCGGGGCTTCACGACCTGGGGCTACGTGCTCGACCAGCCCAGCCACCTCGGCGACAACCTCGAGCGCTTCGCCGCCTCGGACACCATCGACATGCTGGGCATCGCGCTCTCCGAGAGCGACGAGCTCGTCTCCGCGGTCGTCGCCGCGGGTGCCCGGCACGGCAAGCAGACCATGGCCTACCCGCTCTCCACGCCGGAGCAGCGCGAGCGCGCGCTGCGGCTGGGGTGCACCGGGTTGATGACCTCGAGGATCCGCGAGCTGCTGCCCCGCTGA
- a CDS encoding metallophosphoesterase, whose translation MRFRSLALPASALVVLTSITATTAPASAAGACSGFSTGLHQLVHAKTGASLVTVYSGEASKAVSKYGYTDRGVVAEVADRKGTGLVDVHRLRKGADYEYVAGSDVSAARSAGYAEESVPFYGAAASAPGCSTPVHQLTSKGKHRLASGTAARDTLVSQGWSDAGVLFYAAGSSEPTTGTPTSPDPSEPPAPPAPPQSGRPVPKGPTAGPLPAKDSDTTFTIAVLPDIQRETHKASDPRIANRSQWLADNKDKLDLRFAAVVGDIADWDSPDHDLYANAAQGLLPLQAAVPMAAAPGNHDTAAVCAGGSACPGAKTWITVRDTKTYNGYFPASRFGALAGTYEKGKTDNAYHQFRAGGKDWMVINLELWPRKEVVAWAADLVKDNPKKNVIIVTHSYLESNGKISTSNGGYGSTTPAYLYDQVVKPFGNVKLVLSGHTGKGATRTDVTSKGTTVASMLQCFHSMTTNPVRLVQIDTKAGTMKTWVYAPYTNESWKQFDETTKGLKFVG comes from the coding sequence ATGCGCTTCCGTTCTCTCGCCCTGCCCGCGTCCGCCCTCGTCGTCCTCACCAGCATCACCGCCACCACGGCCCCGGCCTCGGCCGCCGGCGCCTGCTCGGGCTTCTCGACCGGGCTCCACCAGCTCGTGCACGCCAAGACCGGCGCGAGCCTCGTCACCGTGTACAGCGGCGAGGCGTCCAAGGCGGTGTCCAAGTACGGCTACACCGACCGCGGCGTGGTCGCCGAGGTCGCCGACCGCAAGGGCACCGGCCTCGTCGACGTGCACCGCCTGCGCAAGGGGGCGGACTACGAGTACGTCGCGGGCTCCGACGTCTCCGCCGCCCGCTCGGCGGGCTACGCCGAGGAGTCCGTGCCCTTCTACGGCGCCGCGGCCTCCGCACCGGGCTGCAGCACGCCCGTGCACCAGCTGACGTCCAAGGGCAAGCACCGCCTCGCCTCGGGCACGGCCGCGCGTGACACGCTCGTCTCCCAGGGCTGGTCCGACGCGGGGGTCCTCTTCTACGCCGCCGGGTCCTCCGAGCCGACGACCGGGACGCCCACCTCGCCCGACCCCTCCGAGCCGCCGGCGCCCCCGGCGCCCCCGCAGTCGGGACGTCCCGTGCCGAAGGGCCCGACCGCCGGCCCGCTGCCCGCCAAGGACAGCGACACCACCTTCACCATCGCCGTCCTGCCCGACATCCAGCGCGAGACCCACAAGGCGAGCGACCCCCGCATCGCCAACCGCTCGCAGTGGCTCGCCGACAACAAGGACAAGCTCGACCTGCGCTTCGCCGCGGTCGTCGGCGACATCGCCGACTGGGACTCCCCCGACCACGACCTCTACGCCAACGCCGCGCAGGGCCTGCTCCCCCTGCAGGCGGCGGTGCCGATGGCGGCCGCGCCGGGCAACCACGACACCGCCGCGGTCTGCGCGGGCGGGTCGGCCTGCCCCGGGGCGAAGACCTGGATCACCGTGCGCGACACCAAGACCTACAACGGCTACTTCCCGGCGAGCCGCTTCGGCGCCCTGGCCGGCACCTACGAGAAGGGCAAGACCGACAACGCCTACCACCAGTTCCGCGCCGGCGGGAAGGACTGGATGGTCATCAACCTCGAGCTGTGGCCGCGCAAGGAGGTCGTGGCCTGGGCCGCCGACCTGGTCAAGGACAACCCGAAGAAGAACGTGATCATCGTGACGCACTCCTACCTGGAGTCGAACGGCAAGATCAGCACCTCCAACGGCGGCTACGGCTCCACCACGCCGGCCTACCTGTACGACCAGGTCGTCAAGCCCTTCGGCAACGTCAAGCTGGTCCTGTCCGGCCACACCGGCAAGGGCGCGACGCGCACCGACGTCACGAGCAAGGGCACCACGGTCGCCTCGATGCTCCAGTGCTTCCACAGCATGACGACCAACCCGGTGCGCCTGGTCCAGATCGACACCAAGGCGGGGACCATGAAGACGTGGGTCTACGCGCCGTACACGAACGAGAGCTGGAAGCAGTTCGACGAGACGACCAAGGGTCTGAAGTTCGTCGGCTGA
- a CDS encoding metallophosphoesterase: protein MRARLLAASAALLALASATTGLTTASAVPSPAVVVQPVPSGPTAGPLPARDADRTFGIAVLPDTQRETHTASDPRMEQRSDWLAARQKSWDLRFALSVGDVADWDTPDHDQYANAARSLLPLQASMPWATAVGNHDTAAVCPGGSACPGKKTWETVRDTSVFNTYFPASRFAALDGEFEPGKIDNAYHSFRAGDVDWMVLNLELWPRKSVIAWANGVVKAHPDKNVIIVTHSYLTAGGSISKSNGGYGATSPKYLFDNLVKLYPNVKFVFSGHTGKARTRTDKGVKGNKIVSYLQCFHSNTSNPVRTVSIHTDSGKVYSDIHWPSTGKKDKTKAVTGMKFVR from the coding sequence ATGCGTGCTCGACTCCTCGCTGCCTCCGCAGCACTCCTCGCCCTCGCCAGCGCCACCACCGGGCTGACCACGGCCTCCGCCGTGCCCTCCCCCGCCGTCGTCGTCCAACCCGTCCCGTCCGGTCCCACCGCGGGACCGCTGCCGGCCCGTGACGCCGACCGCACCTTCGGCATCGCGGTGCTGCCCGACACGCAGCGCGAGACGCACACCGCGTCCGACCCCCGGATGGAGCAGCGCTCCGACTGGCTGGCCGCGCGTCAGAAGAGCTGGGACCTGCGCTTCGCGCTCTCCGTGGGCGACGTGGCCGACTGGGACACCCCCGACCACGACCAGTACGCGAACGCCGCCCGCTCGCTGCTGCCCCTGCAGGCGTCGATGCCCTGGGCGACGGCCGTCGGCAACCACGACACGGCGGCGGTCTGCCCCGGTGGGTCTGCCTGCCCGGGGAAGAAGACCTGGGAGACCGTGCGCGACACGAGCGTCTTCAACACCTACTTCCCGGCGAGCCGCTTCGCCGCGCTCGACGGTGAGTTCGAGCCCGGCAAGATCGACAACGCGTACCACTCGTTCCGCGCCGGCGACGTCGACTGGATGGTGCTCAACCTCGAGCTGTGGCCCCGCAAGTCGGTGATCGCGTGGGCGAACGGCGTGGTCAAGGCCCACCCGGACAAGAACGTCATCATCGTCACGCACTCGTACCTGACCGCCGGCGGCTCGATCTCGAAGAGCAACGGCGGCTACGGCGCGACCTCGCCGAAGTACCTGTTCGACAACCTGGTCAAGCTCTACCCGAACGTCAAGTTCGTCTTCTCCGGCCACACCGGCAAGGCCCGGACCCGCACCGACAAGGGGGTCAAGGGCAACAAGATCGTGTCCTACCTCCAGTGCTTCCACAGCAACACCTCCAACCCGGTGCGCACCGTCTCCATCCACACGGACTCCGGCAAGGTCTACAGCGACATCCACTGGCCCTCGACGGGCAAGAAGGACAAGACCAAGGCGGTCACCGGCATGAAGTTCGTCCGGTGA
- a CDS encoding sugar transferase: protein MVGPRPQDRSATPRVPRPPRRFHEWRRRYGLVVLLLDACLGLLAVVAAMEFFNSAGQFNDEKSLVLALGAALAWPLAVAVCHGYDQRNIGVGDDEFRAVIHAAVLAIAAAAVPSAVVDKYGVVALSVTAIPLAGAASLLVRLAGRRYLRRQQRLGRTVRRVVLVGSASTVTELGEVLDREQHGMHVLGVCVPDRERELAERAGLQVLGSLDDAAAVVRAIGADSVAVTGGEATRHLYLKRLAWALEGTEVELLVHPGLVEVAGPRMHIRPHVGLPLLHVEQPHFTGWRRFVKRGTDIALTLPFLVVFSPLLLAIAVAIKLDGGGPVFFRQVRVGLEGSTFTMWKFRSMHVDAEERLAELRRENPSMGFLFKMEDDPRVSRVGKFLRKFSLDELPQLFNVLGGSMSLVGPRPPLPSEVDGYENYTHRRLLVTPGLTGLWQVSGRSLLSWDESVRLDLRYVENWTLTLDLLIIWKTVFAVLARRGAY, encoded by the coding sequence GTGGTCGGACCCCGCCCGCAGGACCGCTCGGCCACGCCACGCGTGCCGCGGCCGCCGCGACGCTTCCACGAGTGGCGACGCCGTTACGGCCTCGTCGTCCTCCTCCTCGACGCCTGCCTCGGCCTGCTCGCCGTGGTCGCCGCCATGGAGTTCTTCAACTCCGCCGGCCAGTTCAACGACGAGAAGTCGCTCGTCCTGGCGCTGGGGGCCGCGCTCGCCTGGCCGCTCGCCGTGGCGGTGTGCCACGGGTACGACCAGCGCAACATCGGGGTGGGCGACGACGAGTTCCGGGCCGTCATCCACGCGGCGGTGCTCGCCATCGCCGCGGCCGCCGTCCCGTCGGCCGTCGTCGACAAGTACGGCGTCGTGGCCCTCTCCGTCACCGCCATCCCGCTCGCCGGAGCCGCGAGCCTCCTGGTCCGGCTCGCGGGCCGGCGCTACCTGCGCCGCCAGCAGCGCCTCGGTCGCACCGTGCGGCGCGTCGTGCTCGTGGGCAGCGCGTCGACGGTCACCGAGCTCGGCGAGGTCCTCGACCGCGAGCAGCACGGCATGCACGTGCTGGGCGTGTGCGTCCCGGACCGCGAGCGCGAGCTGGCGGAGCGCGCCGGGCTCCAGGTCCTCGGCTCGCTCGACGACGCCGCGGCCGTCGTGCGGGCGATCGGCGCCGACTCGGTCGCCGTCACCGGCGGCGAGGCCACGCGCCACCTCTACCTCAAGCGGCTCGCGTGGGCCCTCGAGGGCACCGAGGTCGAGCTGCTCGTCCACCCCGGCCTCGTCGAGGTCGCCGGTCCGCGCATGCACATCCGCCCGCACGTCGGGCTGCCGCTCCTGCACGTCGAGCAGCCGCACTTCACCGGGTGGCGCCGCTTCGTCAAGCGCGGCACCGACATCGCCCTGACGCTGCCGTTCCTCGTGGTGTTCTCGCCGCTGCTGCTGGCGATCGCCGTGGCGATCAAGCTCGACGGCGGCGGCCCGGTCTTCTTCCGCCAGGTGCGCGTCGGGCTCGAGGGCTCGACTTTCACCATGTGGAAGTTCCGGTCGATGCACGTCGACGCCGAGGAGCGGCTGGCCGAGCTGCGCCGGGAGAACCCGTCGATGGGCTTCCTGTTCAAGATGGAGGACGACCCCCGGGTCAGCCGGGTCGGCAAGTTCCTGCGCAAGTTCTCTCTCGACGAGCTCCCGCAGCTGTTCAACGTGCTCGGCGGCTCCATGTCGCTGGTCGGACCGCGTCCGCCGCTGCCCTCGGAGGTGGACGGCTACGAGAACTACACGCACCGCCGCCTCCTCGTCACGCCGGGCCTGACCGGGCTGTGGCAGGTCAGCGGCCGCTCGCTGCTGAGCTGGGACGAGAGCGTCCGGCTCGACCTGCGCTACGTCGAGAACTGGACCCTCACGCTCGACCTGCTGATCATCTGGAAGACCGTCTTCGCCGTCCTGGCGCGGCGCGGCGCCTACTGA
- a CDS encoding fluoride efflux transporter FluC, producing MPARPAYRQPLLLLLVLLGGATGTLARWATGLAVPHVDRVPLGTLAVNVVGAFVLGALLEHLAGRGPDEGRRRALRVTLGTGFCGGFTTYSALANDTDALLRQGLVGHALGYVGSTLVLGLVASALGIATVRRGARGRTA from the coding sequence GTGCCCGCCCGTCCTGCGTACCGGCAGCCGCTCCTGCTCCTCCTGGTGCTCCTCGGCGGCGCGACCGGGACGCTCGCCCGCTGGGCCACGGGGCTGGCGGTCCCGCACGTGGACCGGGTGCCGCTCGGGACGCTCGCGGTGAACGTCGTCGGGGCCTTCGTGCTCGGGGCGCTGCTGGAGCACCTGGCGGGCCGCGGTCCCGACGAGGGGCGCCGCCGGGCGCTGCGGGTGACGCTCGGCACCGGCTTCTGCGGCGGGTTCACCACCTACAGCGCGCTGGCCAACGACACCGACGCCCTGCTGCGCCAGGGGCTGGTCGGCCACGCCCTCGGTTACGTCGGGTCGACGCTCGTGCTGGGGCTGGTGGCCTCGGCGCTCGGGATCGCCACCGTCCGCCGCGGGGCGCGGGGGAGGACGGCGTGA
- a CDS encoding fluoride efflux transporter FluC: MSVLLLALAGGLGAVARFVLDGALTAARAWRYPVGTTVVNLSGSFLLGLLAGLAAGRLLPPAGLLVLGTGFLGGYTTFSTSAYETVRLAEQRRWGAAAAHGVGQVVLATALAALGYLAGS, translated from the coding sequence GTGAGCGTCCTGCTGCTCGCCCTGGCCGGGGGCCTCGGCGCCGTGGCCCGGTTCGTCCTCGACGGGGCGCTCACCGCGGCGCGCGCGTGGCGGTACCCGGTCGGCACGACCGTGGTCAACCTGTCCGGCTCGTTCCTGCTCGGGCTGCTGGCCGGGCTCGCCGCGGGCCGGCTGCTCCCGCCGGCCGGTCTGCTCGTGCTCGGCACCGGCTTCCTCGGCGGCTACACGACCTTCAGCACGTCCGCGTACGAGACCGTCCGCCTGGCCGAGCAGCGCCGCTGGGGCGCGGCCGCCGCCCACGGCGTCGGGCAGGTCGTGCTGGCCACCGCACTCGCGGCGCTGGGCTACCTCGCCGGGTCGTGA